The proteins below are encoded in one region of Tsuneonella sp. CC-YZS046:
- a CDS encoding DUF4126 domain-containing protein, which produces MGIIEILGIAGSVSLLAGWRLYLCVLATGIAMRLGVLPLPEHLAALQVLANPWVMGVAGIAAFCEFFADKILWLDTVWDTIHTAIRPLGGALLALAVVDPSDPAMQVIAFILGGSGALLAHSGKAGARALVNTSPEPFSNVAVSTTEDVATAGLLYLAYEYPLAAGVIALVLLAAAIGLLLLARTVLRRIFGSAQGEGKPGQP; this is translated from the coding sequence TTGGGTATCATCGAAATCCTGGGCATTGCGGGCAGCGTCAGCCTGCTGGCCGGGTGGCGGCTCTATCTCTGCGTGCTGGCCACCGGCATCGCGATGCGGCTGGGCGTCCTGCCGCTTCCGGAACATCTGGCGGCGCTTCAGGTCCTGGCCAATCCCTGGGTCATGGGGGTGGCGGGAATAGCGGCGTTCTGCGAATTCTTCGCCGACAAGATCCTCTGGCTGGATACGGTCTGGGACACGATTCATACCGCCATCCGCCCGCTTGGCGGCGCGTTGCTGGCACTGGCCGTGGTGGACCCTTCGGACCCCGCGATGCAAGTGATCGCATTCATCCTCGGGGGCAGCGGAGCCTTGCTCGCGCATAGCGGCAAGGCCGGGGCGCGGGCGCTGGTCAACACCAGCCCGGAGCCATTCAGCAATGTGGCGGTGTCCACCACGGAAGATGTGGCGACCGCCGGCCTGCTCTATCTCGCCTATGAATATCCCCTGGCCGCCGGGGTCATCGCGCTTGTGCTGCTGGCCGCCGCCATCGGCCTGCTGCTGCTGGCCCGCACGGTGCTGCGCCGGATATTCGGCAGCGCCCAGGGAGAGGGCAAGCCCGGCCAGCCATGA
- a CDS encoding TIGR04063 family PEP-CTERM/XrtA system glycosyltransferase, with the protein MTRILHVLDHSLPLHSGYTFRTRAILKAQQAMGLEVRGITGLRHGGAGGDPEMQEVDGLIFHRTSGEASGPAGMREWREAGQLAGAIEALCGQWRPDILHAHSPALCGLAAMRAARRLGIPFVYEIRAFWEDAAVGNGTGREGSVKYRLTRSLENHVVAGADCVMTICHGLRDDLIARGFPAGRIGIMPNGVDLELFGTPPAADPALARELGLGSGPVIGFIGSFYDYEGIDDLIEAMPLLLESQPDARLLLVGGGPRAEALERQAGASLARHAIRFVGRVPHDQVERYYALCDIMAYPRKASRLTDLVTPLKPLEAMAQGKLVAASDVGGHRELMSDGVTGTLFAPDDPAACGEALAGLLAHRDDWAAMREAAKAHVALRHDWARNVRRYQDVYQALLGKGSESGLCAAA; encoded by the coding sequence ATGACTCGCATTCTGCACGTCCTCGACCACTCGTTGCCGCTGCATAGCGGCTATACCTTCCGCACGCGCGCCATCCTGAAGGCGCAGCAGGCGATGGGGCTGGAAGTGCGCGGGATCACGGGGCTGCGTCATGGCGGTGCCGGGGGCGATCCCGAGATGCAGGAAGTCGACGGGCTGATCTTCCACCGCACATCGGGCGAAGCCAGCGGCCCGGCCGGAATGCGCGAATGGCGCGAAGCGGGCCAGCTCGCCGGCGCCATCGAAGCACTGTGCGGGCAGTGGCGGCCGGATATACTGCATGCCCATTCCCCCGCCTTGTGCGGCTTGGCGGCAATGCGCGCCGCCCGGCGGCTGGGCATCCCATTCGTCTATGAAATCCGCGCCTTCTGGGAGGATGCGGCAGTCGGCAACGGCACCGGCCGCGAAGGCTCGGTCAAATACCGGCTGACCCGGAGCCTGGAAAACCATGTCGTCGCCGGGGCCGATTGCGTGATGACCATCTGCCATGGATTGCGGGACGACCTGATCGCGCGCGGCTTTCCGGCGGGGCGCATCGGCATCATGCCCAATGGCGTCGATCTCGAGCTGTTCGGCACGCCGCCCGCCGCCGATCCGGCGCTTGCGCGGGAACTGGGTCTGGGCAGCGGCCCGGTGATCGGCTTCATCGGCAGCTTCTACGACTACGAAGGCATCGACGATCTGATCGAGGCGATGCCGCTGCTGCTCGAAAGCCAGCCCGACGCCCGCCTGCTGCTGGTGGGCGGAGGGCCGCGCGCGGAGGCGCTGGAGCGCCAGGCCGGGGCATCGCTGGCCCGCCATGCCATCCGTTTCGTCGGCCGGGTCCCGCACGATCAGGTCGAACGCTATTATGCCCTGTGCGACATCATGGCCTATCCCCGCAAGGCGAGCCGGCTGACCGATCTGGTCACTCCGCTCAAGCCGCTGGAGGCCATGGCCCAGGGCAAGCTGGTGGCCGCGTCCGACGTGGGCGGACACCGCGAACTCATGAGCGACGGGGTGACGGGGACGCTGTTCGCTCCCGACGATCCGGCGGCCTGCGGCGAGGCGCTGGCGGGATTGCTGGCGCACCGGGATGACTGGGCGGCGATGCGGGAAGCGGCGAAGGCGCATGTGGCTCTGCGGCATGACTGGGCGCGCAATGTGCGTCGTTATCAAGACGTTTACCAAGCCTTGCTAGGCAAGGGTTCCGAATCGGGATTGTGCGCGGCTGCCTGA
- a CDS encoding putative O-glycosylation ligase, exosortase A system-associated, which produces MLDLALLAFFGVLLLLGLRHPFIWVLAYLYVDIVSPQRVGWTFVQSLPISLIAFVAAFSGWLLIDRKDGARFTLRQGLMVALLAYCAMTTLTADFPEAALEKWSWVWKALVFAIFLPLTLTTRLRIEGAILFMVLSIAAIIINGGLKTVLGGGGYETLTLLVRENSGLYEGSIISCVAISVIPLILWLARHGTIFPPDNRVRLFAAALIFAALLMPVGTAARTGLLCVGALGALMMRSVKNRFLYMGLAGFLAIAAIPFLPQSFTERMSTIENHQADQSASTRLAVWAWTFDYAKKHPLGGGFNAYLSNKLTFETVDAKTDGSTTTISTTTMTDEARAYHSSYFEMLGEQGWIGLGLWLWLLLLGIWQMEKLQRRWKSRIAEGETWQAPLALALQQGLIVYMVGSLFVGIAFQPFIFMLIGLQCALWSYCRDREPALPSKRARRAASKAAPTSA; this is translated from the coding sequence ATGCTTGACCTTGCCCTGCTCGCTTTCTTCGGCGTCCTGCTGCTGCTGGGGCTGCGCCACCCCTTCATCTGGGTGCTGGCCTATCTCTATGTCGATATCGTGTCCCCGCAGCGCGTGGGGTGGACCTTCGTGCAGTCCCTGCCGATCTCGCTGATCGCATTCGTGGCGGCCTTCTCGGGCTGGCTGCTGATCGACCGCAAGGACGGCGCCCGCTTCACCCTGCGCCAGGGGCTGATGGTAGCGCTGCTGGCCTATTGCGCGATGACCACGCTGACGGCTGACTTTCCGGAAGCGGCGCTCGAAAAATGGAGCTGGGTGTGGAAGGCGCTGGTCTTCGCCATCTTCCTGCCGCTGACCCTCACCACCCGCCTGCGGATCGAAGGGGCCATCCTGTTCATGGTTCTTTCGATCGCCGCGATCATCATCAACGGCGGGCTCAAGACCGTCCTCGGCGGCGGCGGCTATGAAACCCTGACCCTGCTGGTGCGCGAGAACAGCGGCCTTTACGAAGGCTCGATCATTTCCTGCGTGGCGATCTCGGTCATTCCGCTGATTCTCTGGCTGGCCCGGCACGGCACCATCTTCCCGCCCGACAACCGGGTCCGCCTGTTCGCCGCCGCGCTGATCTTCGCCGCCCTGCTGATGCCGGTCGGAACCGCCGCCCGCACCGGCCTGCTCTGTGTCGGCGCATTGGGCGCGCTGATGATGCGCAGCGTGAAGAACCGCTTCCTCTACATGGGGCTGGCCGGATTTCTGGCGATCGCCGCGATACCCTTCCTGCCGCAGAGCTTCACCGAGCGGATGAGCACGATAGAAAATCACCAGGCGGATCAGTCCGCCTCGACCCGGCTCGCGGTCTGGGCCTGGACGTTCGATTACGCCAAGAAGCATCCCCTGGGCGGCGGCTTCAATGCCTATCTGAGCAACAAGCTGACCTTCGAGACGGTCGATGCCAAAACCGACGGCAGCACCACGACCATCAGCACCACGACCATGACCGACGAGGCGCGCGCCTATCATTCCAGCTATTTCGAGATGCTGGGCGAACAGGGCTGGATCGGGCTGGGCCTGTGGCTGTGGCTGCTGCTGCTGGGCATCTGGCAGATGGAAAAGCTGCAGCGCCGCTGGAAAAGCCGGATCGCGGAGGGAGAAACCTGGCAAGCGCCGCTGGCCCTAGCGCTGCAGCAGGGACTTATCGTCTATATGGTTGGCTCGCTGTTCGTCGGAATCGCGTTCCAGCCCTTCATCTTCATGCTGATCGGCCTGCAATGCGCCCTGTGGAGCTATTGCCGGGACCGGGAGCCTGCCCTGCCATCGAAGCGCGCGCGCAGGGCCGCCTCGAAAGCCGCGCCGACCTCCGCCTGA